The Streptococcus sp. VT 162 genome has a window encoding:
- a CDS encoding beta-galactosidase → MEKGHWNRKRVYSIRKFAVGACSVMIGTCAVLFGGSVIGESPVFADETPITHTVEQAKEESPAVEEKENQAVTEHKDAASVDQSQAAPIEASKPEVKEEEPVAPKEEKASLKPEETAPKVESQASSQEKPVKEELKAATNEEVNQMIEDRKVNFNQNWHFKLNANPKEAVKSDADVSTWQKLDLPHDWSIFNDFDHQSPAQNEGGQLNGGEAWYRKTFKLDEKDLKKNVRVTFDGVYMDSQVYVNGQLVGHYPNGYNQFSYDITKYLHKDGRENVIAVHAVNKQPSSRWYSGSGIYRDVTLQVTDKVHVEKNGTTILTPKLEQQQHGKVETHVASKIVNTDDKDHELLAEYQIVERGGQAVTGLVRTASRTLKAHESTSLDAILEVEQPKLWTVLNDKPALYELVTRVYRDGQLVDAKKDLFGYRYYHWTPNEGFSLNGERIKFHGVSLHHDHGALGAEENYKAEYRRLKQMKEMGVNAIRTTHNPASPQTLQIAAELGLLVQEEAFDTWYGGKKPYDYGRFFEKDATHPEARKGEKWSDYDLRTMVERDKNNPAVFMWSIGNEIGEADGKAHSLATVKRLVKVIKDVDTTRYVTMGADKFRFGDGSGDHEKIANELDAVGFNYSEDNYKKLRAKHPNWLIYGSETSSATRTRGSYYRPESELKHSNGPERHYEQSDYGNDRVNWGKTATDSWTFDRDNAGYAGQFIWTGTDYIGEPTPWHNQNQTPVKSSYFGIVDTAGIPKNDFYLYQSQWVSAKKKPMVHLLPHWNWENRELADKVADSEGKIPVRAYSNAASVELFLNGQSLGVKKFNKKQTSDGRTYQEGANAKELYLEWKVAYQPGTLEAVARDEAGKEIARDKITTAGQPAGVRLIKEEHAIAADGKDLTYIYYEIVDSQGNVVPTANNLVRFQLHGQGQLVGVDNGEQASRERYKAQPDGSWIRRAFNGKGVAIVKSTEQAGKFTLTAHSDLLKSGQVTVFTGKKEDQEKTVLGTEVPKVRTVIEKEPKMPKTVGFIYSDGSREKRPVTWSSVDVSQAGVVTVKGMADGREVEARVEILAIANELPTVKRVAPGTDLSAVDKYVSIAVTDGSVQEYEVDKWEISEADKAKLSVAGSRIQMTGQLGGETIHATLVVEEGNPAAPAVPNVTVGGESVTGLTTQNPMQYRTLAYGASLPEVVASAENADVTVVQASAANGMRASIYVQPKDGGPLQTYAIQFLEEAPKIDHLSLQVEQADGLKEDQTVKLSVLAHYQDGTQAVLPADKVTFSTSGEGEVAVRKGMLELHKPGTVTLKAEYEGATGQIDLTIQANTEKKVAQSIRPVNVVTDLHQEPTLPATVTVEYDKGFPKTHKVTWQAIPKEKLDHYQTFEVLGKVEGIDLEARAKVSVEGIVSVEEVSVTTPIAEAPQLPESVRTYDSNGHVSAAKVAWDAIQSEQYAKEGVFTVNGRLEGTQLTTKLHVRVSAQTEKGANISDQWTGSELPLAFASDSNPTDPVSNVNDKLISFNDRPANRWTNWNRTNPEASVGVLFGDSGILSKRSVDNLSVGFHEDHGVGVPKSYVIEYYVGKTVPTAPKNPSFVGEENHAFNDPANWKEVSNLKAPAQLKAGEMNHFSFDKVETYAVRIRMVRLDSKKGTSITEVQIFAKQVAAAKQGQTRIQVDGKDLANFNPDLTDYYLESVDGKVPAVTASVSNNGLATVVPSVREGEPVRVIAKAENGDILGEYRLHFTSNKDLLSRKPVAAVKQARLLQVGQPLELPTKVPVYFTGKDGYETKDLAVEWEEVPAEKLTKAGQFTVRGRVLGSDLVAEFTVRVTDKLGEALSNNPEYDENSNRAFASATNDIDRNSHDRVDYLNDGNHSENRRWTNWSPTPSSNPEVSAGVIFRENGKIVERTVAQAKLHFFADSGTDAPSKLVLERYIGPDFEVPTYYSNYQAYDAAHPFNNPENWEAVPYRADKDIAAGDEINVTFKAVKAKAMRWRMDRKADKSGVAMIEMTFLAPSELPQESTQSKILVDGKELSGFAEDRQDYQITYKGQRPKVSVEESNQVASTVVDSGDDSLPVLVRLVSESGKQVKEYRIQLTKEKPVSEKTVAAVQEELPKLEFVENDLAYKTVEKKDSTLYLGETRVEQEGKVGKERIFTVVNPSGSKEEKLREVVEAPTDRIVLVGTKPGTSLPEDEVKNLVLDRPELIVEEETIDFKVQERKSDKLYLGETRVLQEGQKGIRLHLIEVENGKRQLKETYDKVAAQDRIVEVGTKPGTSLPEDEVKNLVLNRPELVIEEETIDFKVQEQKNDQLPVGQIRVLQEGQKGIRVHLIEVENGKRTEKESYDKVMAQDRIVEVGTASETTKPVPQESTKPQVSEKADTKEIALNAASQAQEEQLPNTGSAESQAALAAGLALLGLSAGLVATKGKKED, encoded by the coding sequence ATGGAAAAAGGCCATTGGAATCGTAAAAGAGTCTACAGCATTCGTAAGTTTGCCGTAGGCGCTTGCTCTGTCATGATTGGAACCTGTGCGGTTCTATTTGGAGGAAGTGTCATTGGAGAATCACCAGTTTTCGCGGATGAAACTCCAATTACTCACACTGTTGAACAAGCAAAAGAGGAAAGTCCGGCAGTGGAGGAAAAAGAAAATCAAGCTGTAACAGAGCACAAGGATGCTGCAAGTGTCGACCAAAGTCAAGCTGCTCCAATTGAAGCAAGCAAACCAGAGGTGAAAGAAGAGGAACCTGTAGCTCCAAAAGAGGAGAAAGCATCTCTAAAACCTGAAGAAACAGCTCCAAAGGTAGAATCTCAAGCTTCAAGTCAAGAAAAGCCTGTCAAGGAAGAGTTGAAAGCTGCGACAAATGAAGAAGTGAATCAAATGATTGAAGATAGAAAAGTGAATTTTAATCAAAATTGGCACTTTAAACTCAATGCGAACCCTAAAGAAGCTGTGAAATCAGATGCCGACGTATCAACATGGCAAAAATTGGATCTCCCACACGACTGGAGTATCTTTAACGATTTTGACCATCAGTCACCTGCCCAAAACGAGGGTGGACAGCTCAATGGTGGTGAAGCTTGGTATCGCAAGACCTTTAAACTTGATGAAAAAGATCTCAAGAAAAATGTTCGTGTCACTTTTGATGGTGTCTATATGGACTCTCAAGTCTATGTCAATGGCCAGTTAGTGGGGCATTATCCAAATGGTTATAACCAGTTCTCATACGATATCACCAAATACCTTCACAAAGATGGTCGTGAGAATGTGATTGCTGTCCATGCGGTTAACAAACAGCCAAGTAGCCGTTGGTACTCAGGTAGTGGTATCTACCGTGATGTGACCTTGCAAGTGACAGATAAGGTTCATGTTGAGAAAAATGGGACAACCATCTTAACACCAAAGCTAGAACAACAGCAACATGGCAAGGTTGAAACTCATGTAGCAAGCAAAATCGTCAATACAGATGATAAAGACCATGAACTGCTGGCAGAGTATCAAATCGTTGAACGTGGTGGTCAGGCTGTAACAGGTTTGGTTCGTACAGCGAGCCGTACCTTGAAAGCACATGAGTCAACAAGTCTTGATGCGATTTTAGAAGTTGAACAACCAAAACTCTGGACCGTTTTAAATGACAAACCTGCCTTGTATGAACTGGTTACGCGTGTTTACCGTGACGGTCAATTGGTTGATGCTAAGAAAGATTTGTTTGGTTACCGTTACTATCATTGGACTCCAAATGAAGGTTTCTCTTTGAATGGTGAACGCATTAAATTCCATGGTGTTTCCTTGCACCATGACCACGGAGCGCTTGGAGCAGAAGAAAACTATAAGGCAGAATACCGTCGTCTCAAACAAATGAAGGAGATGGGCGTTAACGCCATCCGTACAACTCATAACCCTGCAAGTCCACAGACCTTGCAAATCGCAGCAGAACTTGGTTTGCTGGTTCAGGAAGAGGCCTTTGATACGTGGTATGGTGGTAAGAAACCTTATGACTACGGACGTTTCTTTGAAAAAGACGCTACTCACCCAGAAGCTAGAAAAGGTGAAAAATGGTCTGACTACGATCTTCGTACCATGGTCGAAAGAGATAAAAATAACCCAGCTGTCTTCATGTGGTCTATCGGAAACGAAATCGGTGAAGCCGATGGAAAGGCTCACTCTCTTGCAACGGTTAAACGCTTAGTAAAAGTGATTAAAGATGTTGATACTACACGTTATGTTACTATGGGAGCAGATAAGTTCCGCTTTGGTGATGGTAGCGGTGATCATGAGAAAATTGCTAATGAACTGGATGCAGTTGGTTTCAACTATTCAGAAGACAACTACAAGAAACTTCGTGCGAAACATCCAAACTGGTTGATTTATGGTTCAGAAACATCTTCTGCAACCCGTACACGCGGTAGCTATTATCGTCCTGAAAGTGAATTAAAACATAGTAACGGACCTGAACGTCATTACGAACAGTCTGACTATGGTAATGACCGGGTTAACTGGGGTAAAACGGCAACAGATTCATGGACCTTTGACCGTGACAACGCTGGCTATGCTGGACAGTTTATCTGGACAGGTACGGACTATATCGGTGAGCCTACACCATGGCACAACCAAAACCAAACTCCTGTTAAGAGCTCTTACTTTGGTATCGTAGATACAGCTGGTATTCCAAAAAATGACTTTTATCTCTACCAAAGCCAATGGGTTTCTGCCAAGAAGAAACCGATGGTACACCTTCTTCCTCACTGGAACTGGGAAAATAGAGAATTAGCAGACAAAGTTGCTGACTCAGAAGGTAAGATCCCAGTTCGTGCCTACTCAAACGCTGCAAGTGTTGAATTGTTCTTGAACGGTCAATCTCTCGGTGTTAAAAAGTTCAACAAAAAACAAACTAGTGATGGTCGTACCTACCAAGAAGGTGCCAATGCTAAGGAACTCTATCTTGAGTGGAAGGTTGCTTACCAACCAGGTACCTTAGAAGCAGTAGCTCGTGATGAAGCTGGTAAAGAAATTGCACGTGACAAGATTACCACTGCAGGTCAACCTGCAGGTGTTCGTCTCATCAAGGAAGAACACGCAATCGCTGCAGATGGAAAAGACTTGACTTACATCTACTATGAAATCGTAGACAGCCAAGGAAATGTGGTACCAACTGCCAATAATTTGGTTCGTTTCCAATTGCATGGACAAGGTCAACTGGTCGGTGTTGATAATGGGGAACAAGCCAGCCGTGAACGCTACAAGGCACAACCTGATGGTTCTTGGATCCGCAGAGCCTTTAACGGTAAAGGGGTTGCCATTGTTAAATCAACTGAGCAAGCAGGTAAATTCACTCTAACAGCCCATTCAGATCTCTTGAAATCTGGTCAAGTAACGGTCTTTACTGGTAAAAAAGAAGACCAAGAAAAGACCGTTCTCGGAACAGAAGTACCAAAAGTACGTACTGTTATTGAGAAAGAGCCAAAAATGCCGAAGACAGTCGGTTTTATCTACAGTGATGGCAGTCGTGAAAAACGTCCAGTAACTTGGTCTTCAGTTGATGTGAGCCAAGCAGGAGTTGTGACTGTTAAAGGTATGGCAGACGGACGCGAAGTTGAGGCCCGTGTCGAAATTCTAGCAATCGCAAATGAGCTTCCAACTGTTAAGCGTGTTGCTCCAGGAACAGACTTGAGCGCTGTTGACAAATACGTTTCTATTGCTGTTACGGATGGAAGCGTACAAGAATACGAAGTTGATAAGTGGGAGATTTCGGAAGCAGATAAAGCTAAACTGTCAGTTGCAGGATCACGTATTCAAATGACTGGTCAACTGGGTGGTGAGACTATTCACGCTACCCTTGTGGTAGAAGAAGGTAATCCTGCGGCTCCTGCAGTACCAAATGTAACTGTTGGTGGCGAATCTGTCACTGGTCTTACTACTCAAAATCCAATGCAATATCGAACTCTTGCTTACGGTGCATCCTTGCCAGAAGTTGTAGCAAGTGCTGAAAATGCGGATGTTACTGTAGTCCAAGCAAGTGCAGCAAACGGCATGCGTGCAAGCATCTATGTTCAACCAAAAGATGGTGGACCTCTTCAAACATATGCAATTCAATTCCTTGAAGAAGCACCAAAAATTGACCACTTGAGCTTACAAGTAGAGCAAGCTGACGGTCTTAAAGAAGACCAAACAGTGAAATTGTCTGTCCTTGCACACTATCAAGACGGAACACAAGCAGTTCTACCAGCAGATAAGGTGACCTTCTCTACAAGTGGTGAAGGGGAAGTCGCAGTTCGTAAAGGAATGCTTGAGTTGCATAAGCCAGGAACAGTCACTCTCAAAGCAGAATATGAGGGGGCTACAGGTCAAATCGATCTTACGATCCAGGCCAATACTGAGAAAAAAGTAGCCCAATCTATCCGTCCAGTAAACGTAGTAACAGACTTGCATCAAGAACCTACTCTTCCAGCAACAGTGACAGTAGAGTATGACAAAGGTTTCCCTAAAACTCATAAAGTCACTTGGCAAGCCATTCCAAAAGAAAAACTCGACCACTATCAAACCTTTGAAGTTCTAGGTAAAGTTGAAGGAATTGACCTTGAAGCGCGTGCTAAAGTCTCTGTAGAAGGTATTGTTTCGGTTGAAGAAGTCAGCGTGACAACACCAATTGCAGAAGCGCCACAATTACCAGAAAGTGTTCGTACCTACGATTCAAATGGTCACGTTTCAGCTGCCAAGGTTGCATGGGATGCGATTCAATCAGAGCAATACGCCAAGGAAGGTGTCTTTACAGTTAATGGTCGCCTAGAAGGTACGCAATTAACAACTAAACTTCATGTTCGCGTATCTGCTCAAACTGAGAAGGGAGCAAACATTTCTGACCAATGGACCGGATCAGAATTGCCACTGGCCTTTGCTTCAGACTCAAATCCAACTGATCCTGTTTCAAACGTCAACGATAAATTGATTTCCTTTAATGACCGCCCAGCTAATCGTTGGACAAACTGGAACCGTACTAATCCAGAAGCTTCAGTTGGTGTCCTATTCGGAGATTCAGGTATTTTGAGCAAACGTTCAGTTGATAATCTAAGTGTCGGATTCCACGAAGACCACGGAGTTGGTGTACCGAAGTCTTATGTGATTGAATATTATGTCGGTAAGACCGTTCCAACAGCCCCTAAAAACCCTAGCTTTGTAGGTGAGGAAAACCATGCCTTTAACGATCCTGCAAACTGGAAAGAGGTAAGCAATCTCAAAGCACCAGCTCAATTAAAAGCTGGAGAAATGAATCATTTCAGCTTTGATAAAGTTGAGACCTATGCGGTTCGCATTCGTATGGTTCGACTTGATAGCAAGAAAGGAACGTCTATCACAGAAGTACAAATCTTTGCAAAACAAGTCGCAGCAGCCAAACAAGGACAAACAAGAATCCAAGTTGACGGTAAAGACTTAGCAAACTTTAACCCTGATTTGACTGACTACTACCTTGAGTCAGTAGATGGAAAAGTTCCTGCAGTAACAGCAAGTGTTAGCAACAATGGTCTCGCCACCGTCGTTCCAAGTGTTCGTGAAGGTGAGCCAGTTCGTGTTATCGCGAAGGCTGAAAATGGTGATATCCTAGGAGAATACCGTCTACACTTTACAAGCAATAAAGACTTGCTCTCTCGTAAACCAGTTGCCGCGGTCAAACAAGCTCGCTTGCTACAAGTAGGGCAACCGCTTGAATTGCCAACTAAGGTTCCTGTTTATTTCACAGGTAAAGACGGTTACGAAACAAAAGACTTGGCAGTAGAATGGGAAGAAGTTCCAGCAGAAAAGCTGACAAAAGCAGGTCAATTTACCGTTCGAGGTCGTGTCCTTGGTAGTGATCTTGTTGCTGAGTTCACTGTACGAGTGACAGACAAACTTGGCGAAGCTCTTTCAAATAACCCAGAGTATGATGAAAATAGTAACCGCGCCTTTGCTTCAGCCACTAACGACATTGATAGAAACTCCCATGACCGTGTGGACTATCTCAATGACGGAAATCATTCAGAAAATCGTCGTTGGACAAACTGGTCTCCAACACCATCTTCTAATCCAGAAGTATCAGCAGGTGTGATCTTCCGTGAAAATGGTAAGATTGTAGAACGGACTGTAGCGCAAGCCAAACTTCACTTCTTTGCAGATAGTGGTACAGATGCACCATCTAAACTCGTTTTGGAACGCTATATTGGCCCAGATTTTGAAGTGCCTACCTACTATTCAAACTACCAAGCCTACGATGCAGCTCATCCATTTAACAATCCAGAAAACTGGGAAGCTGTGCCTTATCGTGCGGACAAAGACATTGCAGCTGGTGATGAAATCAACGTAACATTTAAAGCTGTCAAAGCCAAAGCCATGAGATGGCGTATGGATCGTAAAGCTGACAAGAGCGGTGTTGCGATGATTGAGATGACCTTCCTTGCACCGAGTGAATTGCCTCAAGAAAGTACCCAATCAAAAATTCTTGTAGATGGAAAAGAGCTTTCTGGCTTCGCTGAAGATCGTCAAGACTACCAAATCACCTATAAAGGTCAACGTCCAAAAGTCTCAGTCGAAGAAAGCAATCAAGTAGCTTCAACAGTTGTAGATAGCGGAGACGATAGCCTTCCAGTACTTGTTCGTCTTGTTTCAGAAAGTGGAAAACAAGTCAAGGAATACCGTATCCAGTTGACTAAGGAAAAACCAGTTTCTGAGAAGACTGTTGCTGCTGTACAAGAAGAACTTCCAAAACTCGAATTTGTTGAAAACGATTTGGCCTACAAGACAGTTGAGAAAAAGGATTCAACGCTGTATCTAGGAGAAACTCGTGTAGAACAAGAAGGAAAAGTTGGTAAGGAACGGATCTTCACAGTGGTTAATCCTAGTGGAAGTAAGGAAGAAAAACTCCGTGAAGTGGTAGAGGCTCCGACAGACCGCATCGTCTTGGTCGGAACAAAACCAGGAACCTCTCTTCCAGAAGACGAAGTGAAGAACCTTGTCCTCGACAGACCCGAACTTATAGTCGAAGAAGAAACCATCGACTTCAAGGTTCAGGAGCGTAAGTCTGATAAGTTGTATCTAGGAGAAACTCGTGTCCTACAAGAAGGTCAAAAAGGTATTCGTCTTCACTTGATTGAAGTAGAAAATGGAAAACGTCAGCTTAAAGAAACTTACGATAAAGTCGCTGCTCAAGATCGTATAGTAGAAGTTGGCACTAAACCAGGAACTTCTCTTCCAGAAGATGAAGTGAAGAACCTAGTCCTTAACAGACCAGAACTTGTAATCGAAGAAGAAACAATTGATTTCAAGGTTCAGGAACAAAAGAATGATCAGCTTCCAGTAGGTCAAATTCGTGTTCTCCAAGAAGGTCAAAAAGGTATCCGTGTTCACTTAATCGAAGTTGAAAATGGCAAGCGAACTGAAAAAGAAAGCTATGATAAAGTCATGGCTCAAGATCGCATTGTAGAAGTTGGTACGGCTAGTGAAACAACTAAACCAGTACCTCAAGAATCTACAAAACCACAAGTATCAGAAAAAGCAGATACAAAAGAAATTGCTTTAAATGCAGCTAGTCAAGCTCAAGAAGAACAGTTACCAAATACAGGAAGTGCAGAAAGTCAAGCAGCTCTAGCAGCAGGCCTAGCTCTTCTTGGCTTGAGTGCAGGTCT